The genomic window ACCCCACGCTTATCAAGCGTGTGCTCTAACCAGCTGAGCTACAGGCCCCTAATCTTGACGACGCTTGCGCGTCGCGCAGATCCCGTATCTCTTACCAAAGTTTCAAAGAACCGAGGACTCCCTGGTTCCTTCAAAACTAGATAGGCATGCACTAACCAACCATCTCTCGCTATCAGATCGATCTTTCAAGAACCTTCGCCGCTCCGCTTGCGCTTCGCATTGAAGAGTTTCTCTAGAAAGGAGGTGATCCAGCCACAGGTTCTCCTACAGCTACCTTGTTACGACTTCACCCCAATCACTGACCATACCTTAGGAACCTGCCCCCCTTGCGGGTTAGCGAAGCTACTTCTAGTACAGCCAGCTTTCGTGATGTGACGGGCGGTGTGTACAAGGCCCGGGAACGTATTCACCGCGGCATGCTGATCCGCGATTACTAGCGATTCCAACTTCATGCAGGCGAGTTGCAGCCTACAATCCGAACTGAGACGGACTTTATGCGATTGGCTCACTCTCGCGAGTTTGCAGCGCTTTGTATCCGCCATTGTAGCACGTGTGTGGCCCTGGACATAAAGGCCATGCTGACTTGACGTCATCCCCACCTTCCTCCGGTTTATCACCGGCAGTCTCCCCAGAGTGCCCAGCTTGACCTGATGGCAACAGAGGACGAGGGTTGCGCTCGTTGCGGGACTTAACCCAACATCTCACGACACGAGCTGACGACAGCCATGCAGCACCTATACAGTTGCCCTTGCGGGAGTCGGCTTTCACCGAATGTCATCTGCATTTCGAGCCCAGGTAAGGTTCTTCGCGTTGCGTCGAATTGAACCACATGCTCCACCGCTTGTGCGGGCCCCCGTCAATTCCTTTGAGTTTCAGCCTTGCGACCGTACTCCCCAGGCGGAATACTTAATGCGTTAGCTTCGGCACGGCAGGGATCGATACCCGCCACACCAAGCACTCATCGTTTAGGGCCAGGACTACCGGGGTATCTAATCCCGTTTGCTCCCCTAGCTTTCGCGCCTCAGCGTCAGTATTGGTCCAGGATGCCGCCTTCGCCACCGGTATTCCTCCAGATATCTACGCATTTCACCGCTACACCTGGAATTCTACATCCCTCTCCCACACTCGAGCCTTCCAGTATCAGACGCAGTTCCCAGGTTGAGCCGGGGGATTTCACGTCTGACTTAGATGGCCGCCTACGCGCCCTTTACGCCCAGTAATTCCGAACAACGCTTGCCACCTCTGTATTACCGCGGCTGCTGGCACAGAGTTAGCCGTGGCTTCCTTTAACGGTACCGTCATTCCTCCGGGGTATTAATCCGGAAGCTATTCGTCCCATTCGACAGGGGTTTACGATCCGAAGACCTTCATCCCCCACGCGGCGTTGCGTCATCAGGCTTGCGCCCATTGTGAACAATTCCCCACTGCTGCCTCCCGTAGGAGTCTGGGCCGTGTCTCAGTCCCAGTGTGGCCGTCCGCCCTCTCAGGCCGGCTACCGATCGTCGCCTTGGTGGGCCGTTACCCCGCCAACTAGCTAATCGGACGCGGGCTCCTCTTCAAGTGCCAGGCCTTGCGGTCCCTAGCTTTGGTCTCCAGGTCTTTAAACCCAGGACGTCATGCGGTATTAGCGTTCCTTTCGGAACGTTATCCCCCGCTCGAAGGTAGATCACCCACGTGTTACTCACCCGTTCGCCACTCAACTTGGAACCGAAGCCCCAAGTCGCGTTCGACTTGCATGTGTTAGGCACGCCGCCAGCGTTGATTCTGAGCCAGGATCAAACTCTCAAGTTTAATTTCGCTTGAGAGAGCCTTTGATTGCCTGCTCTTCTCTAAATCTGCGTTGTTTCTGTCTTTATTGTTTCGACGGTTCTACGTCACCCTCGCTTGCGCTCGGACTCCGCATACCGCCGACTGACAACTCAAGACGGGCTGGTTTGCTTCTCCCCACTCCACCAAAGGGCGTTTAAACCCCAAGATGTTGTGGCTTGAAGCGTGTGCACGCTCTATCTAGTTTTCAAAGAACCAAGGCGACGACTTTTTCCAACCCTAAGGGAGTAAACCCTTTCGAATCAGTCGCTTCGCGTCCCCAGCCGACGAACTATCTCTCGATAATTTTCCGGCGCCCTTTAGGGGAACCTTACGAGCTTACGACGGCCTTGCTTTCGTGTCAACCCTTTTTTCGCATTTCCTCAAGATTTTTGAGGGCGCCTCTCCGAAGACTCAGTCGCTAAGTGCGGCCGTCCTCAGTTTGGTGTTTGCGAAGCCAGGAGACCTTCCAGGCAGCCACGATGTTCTAGACCGAGAACATCGCGTAAAGCGTGTCTAACGAATGTATGCGAACCGTTACCGGCCTGTCAACTGCCCCGTTCGCCACACCCGCAACAGGATGAACTCTGTCGCGACACACGGTATCGGTGCAACCGTGCAGAGACTTTAGTCTGCCGTACTTTCTCGCAAAATCCTAATCGCCAATCCTCACGACGTGCGTCTGCCGGCGGCCCTTGCGAATCACGTAGAGCTGCCCGCCAAACGCTTGCTCGAGAGTGATCACGCCGCGCTCGTCGGTAAGCTTCTGATCGTTCACCGAGAGACCACCCTGCTTGATCAATCGCGCGGCCTCGCCCTTCGACGCGGCCACGCCTGCCGTGACGGCCAACTCCGTCGCCGCCATCCCCGCCACGAACGCCTCGCGCGGCACCGTCACGGCCGGCACATCAGCAAACACCATCAGCACATCCTCCACCGAGGCGTCTGCGAGCGGCCCGCCGTACAGCACCGCCGCGCCGCGCTCGGCCCGCGCCAACGCGTCGGCCCCGTGGACCATCGACGTGACCTCACGCGCCAGCGTGCGCTGCGCCTCGCGCGCCTCCGGCCGGGCCGTCACCGTCTCCGCGAGCGCGGCGATCGCCTCGCGGTCGAGCCACGTGAACAACTTCAGGTGGCTGATCACGTCGCGATCGTCGGTGTTCAGCCAGAACTGGTAGAAGCTGAACGGCGACGTTCGCTCAGGATCCAGCCACACGGTGCCGGCCTCGGTCTTGCCGAACTTCGTGCCCGAGGAGGTCTTGAGCAGCGGCCACACCAGGCCGTGCGCCTTCTTGCCGCGCACCTTGCGAATCAGATCGGTGCCGGCCGTGATGTTGCCCCACTGATCACTGCCGCCCATCTGAATAGTGCAGCCCTCGCGATCGAACAGGTGCAGGAAGTCGTACGACTGCAGGATCAGGTAGCTGAACTCGGTGTACGAAATGCCTTCTTCGCTCTCGAGCCGCCGGCTCACCGATTCCTTCTGCAGCATGTAGCCAATGCTGAAGTGCTTGCCGACGTCGCGGAGAAACGTGAGGATATCGATCGCGCCCAGCCAGTCGGCGTTGTTGACGATGCGAGCGGCGTTGGGCGCTGCGGAGAAGTCGAGAAAGCGCTCGAGCTGCGCGCGAATGCCGGCAACGTTCTGGTTCACCTGCTCGGTCGAGAGCAGCACCCGCTCCTGCGACTTGCCGCTCGGGTCGCCAATCATCCCCGTGCCGCCGCCAACCAGGGCGATCGGCGTGTGCCCGAAGCGCTGCAGGCGCGCCAGCCCCATCACCGTCAGCAGCGAGCCGACGTGCAGGCTCGACGCGGTCGGATCGAAGCCGATGTAGGCGGTCACCTTCCCGGCCGCCAGCGCGTCCCTGGCGCCATCGGTTGCGTCGGAAAACATGCCACGCCACTGGAACTCATCGAACACGCTCATGGGTGACAACTATAGGTTGAAAGTTCAAGAGTTGGCAGTTGGTAGTTTCAGTTGAGAGTTTCAGTTTCAGTTTCCGTTTCCCAGTTCTGGCGACGCGGCGCCTGCCAGGGGAACCGGGAGCTGGGCTGGACTGGAATTGAAACTGGGAACTGCAACTTCCAACTACCAACTTCTCAACTTTCAACTTTCCTCATACACTGCCCCCGTGGCCCTGACGCGCCGCGACTTTCTCCGCTCGGCGACCGTGGTCACGGCAGGCGCACTGACCGGCGTGGCCGCATACGGGGTCGCCTACGAGCGGCACCACATCGATCGCATCGTCCGCGACATCGCCGTGCGCGGTCTCCCGCCGGCACTCGATGGCCTGCGCATCGGGATGATCACCGACGTCCACCACAGCCCAGTCGTGTCGGCCGAAGACGTGTCGCGCGCGGTCGCGGTACTGAAGGAAGCGGCGCCCGACATCATCGTCCTGGGCGGCGACTACGTCAGCTTTTTCGATCGCGCCTACGCCGGTCCCGTCGCCGAACTGCTGGCGCCCCTCGCCAATGCCCCTTTCGGCTCGTTCGCCGTCCTCGGCAACCACGACGATGAGCGAGAGGTGCCGGCGGCGCTGTCGGCCCGCGGCTTTACGGTACTGAAGGATCAGCGGACCGCGCTCACGGTGCGAGGGGAGCCACTCGACATTGCCGGCATTCGTTTCTGGACCCGGTCACCAGGTGAGATCGCGTCGGTGCTGAAGGGCACCAGTGGCACGACGATCCTGCTCGCGCATGACCCGCGGCGGCTGGTCGAGGCCGCGGCGCTGGACGTGCAGCTGGTGTTGTCGGGCCACACCCACGGCGGTCAGGTCATCGTGCCCGCGGTCGGGGCCATCGCCGGACGCAAGTTCCCGGTGCTGTCCGGCTACGCGATGCGCGAGAATACCTCGTTATTCGTCAGCAAGGGTGTCGGCACCGTCTATGTACCGGTCCGGATCAACTGCCCGCCGGACGTGGCGGTGCTCACCCTGCGGCCGGCCGCGAATTAACGGCTGCGTTCCAGGACTACTCGGATCGCCTCTGGGTACAGGCCGTGTTCGACGGCCAGGATTCGCGCCGCCAGGGTGTCGGCGGTGTCGCCGGGCAGGACCGGCACCTCGCGCTGCAGGACGATCGGGCCGGCATCCAGGTCCTTGTTCACAATATGAACAGTGGCGCCGCTGACCGTGGCGCCATCGTCGAGCGCCTGCTGCTGCGGATGCAGGCCGGGGTATTTCGGCAGCAATGAGGGATGGATGTTGAGAATACGGTTCGGGAACGCATCCACGAACACCGGGCTCAACAGCCGCATGAAGCCAGCCAGACAAACCAAGCCCACGCCGCGATCCGTCAGCTTCTGGGCCATCGCGCGGTCGTAATCCTCGCGCGAGCCATACGCTTTGTGGCCGAGCACCAGGGTCTCGATGCCGGCGTGGCGCGCATGCTCCAACCCGGCCGCGTCGGCCTTGTTCGAGATCACGACTGCGATCGTCGCGTCGAGGCGGCCATCGTCAATCGCGTCGATGATCGCCTTTAGGTTCGAGCCGCGACCTGAGATGAGGACGCCGATGCGCCAGCTGAATGCGCCGCTCATTGGCAGCCGAGGGCGAAGCCAAGCGCCGCGCACACCTCACGCATTCGTTCGTCGTTCAAGTCCGCTATGCGCCGGCCGATCGCTCTCTTGTCAATGCAGATCACGTTGTGCAGGTTGACGGCGCAGGCGCTCTTCATGCCGTCATCCGGACCGAGCACGACCTCCGAAGGCACGCTCCGGATCGTTGAGGTGATCGGTGCGACGACAACACGGTTGAGGTGCGCAATGGTGGTGTCGCGAGTGAGCACCAGCGCGGGCCGAGACTTGTCAGGCTTGGCGAAAGCCACCAGCCGAACTTCACCGCGAGCTACTCGTCCGGCCATGACGCCAGCGCCAGCCACGGCGAGTCCACCTCGTCGGGAATCAGCTCGTAACCACGGCGATCGGCCGCTTCCCGGTCTCGATTCGCAAGTGCGGAGAGATGTGCACGCAGCGCGTCGCGAACCAGCGCGGAGCGGTTTACCTTGAACCGGCGCGCGGCCTTGTCCGCTGCTTTCAAGAGCGGCGCG from Acidobacteriota bacterium includes these protein-coding regions:
- a CDS encoding CopG family transcriptional regulator — its product is METIQVVLDAPLLKAADKAARRFKVNRSALVRDALRAHLSALANRDREAADRRGYELIPDEVDSPWLALASWPDE
- the purN gene encoding phosphoribosylglycinamide formyltransferase, producing the protein MSGAFSWRIGVLISGRGSNLKAIIDAIDDGRLDATIAVVISNKADAAGLEHARHAGIETLVLGHKAYGSREDYDRAMAQKLTDRGVGLVCLAGFMRLLSPVFVDAFPNRILNIHPSLLPKYPGLHPQQQALDDGATVSGATVHIVNKDLDAGPIVLQREVPVLPGDTADTLAARILAVEHGLYPEAIRVVLERSR
- the tyrS gene encoding tyrosine--tRNA ligase encodes the protein MSVFDEFQWRGMFSDATDGARDALAAGKVTAYIGFDPTASSLHVGSLLTVMGLARLQRFGHTPIALVGGGTGMIGDPSGKSQERVLLSTEQVNQNVAGIRAQLERFLDFSAAPNAARIVNNADWLGAIDILTFLRDVGKHFSIGYMLQKESVSRRLESEEGISYTEFSYLILQSYDFLHLFDREGCTIQMGGSDQWGNITAGTDLIRKVRGKKAHGLVWPLLKTSSGTKFGKTEAGTVWLDPERTSPFSFYQFWLNTDDRDVISHLKLFTWLDREAIAALAETVTARPEAREAQRTLAREVTSMVHGADALARAERGAAVLYGGPLADASVEDVLMVFADVPAVTVPREAFVAGMAATELAVTAGVAASKGEAARLIKQGGLSVNDQKLTDERGVITLEQAFGGQLYVIRKGRRQTHVVRIGD
- a CDS encoding metallophosphoesterase, whose product is MALTRRDFLRSATVVTAGALTGVAAYGVAYERHHIDRIVRDIAVRGLPPALDGLRIGMITDVHHSPVVSAEDVSRAVAVLKEAAPDIIVLGGDYVSFFDRAYAGPVAELLAPLANAPFGSFAVLGNHDDEREVPAALSARGFTVLKDQRTALTVRGEPLDIAGIRFWTRSPGEIASVLKGTSGTTILLAHDPRRLVEAAALDVQLVLSGHTHGGQVIVPAVGAIAGRKFPVLSGYAMRENTSLFVSKGVGTVYVPVRINCPPDVAVLTLRPAAN
- a CDS encoding type II toxin-antitoxin system PemK/MazF family toxin gives rise to the protein MAGRVARGEVRLVAFAKPDKSRPALVLTRDTTIAHLNRVVVAPITSTIRSVPSEVVLGPDDGMKSACAVNLHNVICIDKRAIGRRIADLNDERMREVCAALGFALGCQ